In the genome of Cryptomeria japonica chromosome 8, Sugi_1.0, whole genome shotgun sequence, one region contains:
- the LOC131066844 gene encoding probable metal-nicotianamine transporter YSL12 isoform X1 codes for MIHFFTEALSIINTHYLVFWFFLFGCCNCSRILETVCIEPFVVVFGGGAEMDSYDHNPSELEMGGGPVKRTRNGDKESGGPDRDSAWVEKNEEDEKDLSVEKLFESKKVPPWWEQITFRGMFVSMLMGIMFSIIVMKLNLTTGIIPSLNVSAGLIGFFFMRTWTKMLDKVGLLKTPFTRQENTVIQTCVVACYGIAFSGGFGTYLLGMSRKMYVKAGGSATPGNSANDIKDPSLSWIIGFLFTVSFMGLLAVVPLRKIMVIDYKLTYPSGTATAILINGFHTPQGDKMAKKQVKSLGQYFAFSFLWGFFQWFFTAGDGCGFVNFPTLGLRALEQRFYFDFSMTYVGTGMICPHLVNVSLLLGAIMSWGLMWPLIKNNKGDWYTASDTSMQGLQGYKVFISIALILGDGLYSFIKILYITLSNMYGEWKKKKIGQTEIPVVSTNNDEQRTGEAVSYDEQRRNEMFMKDRIPLWVAGSAYIALAAIAMGIIPKIFPPVKWYYVLVAYTFAPVLGFCNAYGCGLTDWSLASTYGKLALFIFGAWAGKDDGGVIAGLAACGVMMSIVNTASDLMQDFKTGYLTLSSPRSMFVSQVIGTAMGCVIAPSTFWLFYKAFDVGGDGEYAAPYGLIYRNMAILGVEGFGALPKHCLTLCYCFFAFAIVVNLIRDRVPKKVSQYIPLPMAMAIPFYLGGYFAIDMCVGTTIVYIWQRINRKSADILVPAVASGLICGDGIWTLPSSILALAKVNPPICMKFLSRKQNVKVDVFLGS; via the exons ATGATACATTTTTTCACTGAAGCACTATCAATCATAAATACCCATTACTTGGTTTTCTGGTTTTTCCTTTTTGGGTGTTGCAACTGCAGTAGGATCCTAGAAACCGTTTGTATTGAGCCGTTTGTTGTTGTGTTTG GTGGTGGAGCAGAGATGGATTCTTATGATCACAATCCTTCGGAGCTAGAAATGGGTGGAGGACCAGTCAAGCGGACCAGGAATGGTGATAAGGAGTCCGGTGGCCCTGATCGGGATAGTGCATGGGtagagaaaaatgaagaagatgagaAGGATTTGAGTGTTGAAAAGTTGTTTGAGAGCAAGAAGGTGCCTCCATGGTGGGAGCAGATCACATTTAGAGGAATGTTTGTGAGCATGTTGATGGGTATCATGTTCAGTATAATTGTCATGAAATTAAACCTCACTACAGGGATCATTCCTTCTCTGAATGTTTCTGCCGGCTTGATTGGATTCTTTTTCATGAGAACATGGACAAAAATGTTGGACAAAGTGGGTTTACTCAAAACTCCATTCACAAGACAAGAGAATACTGTCATTCAGACCTGTGTGGTTGCTTGCTATGGCATCGCATTCAGTG GAGGATTTGGCACATACCTCTTGGGTATGAGTAGAAAAATGTATGTGAAGGCAGGAGGTAGTGCTACTCCAGGGAATTCCGCCAATGACATAAAGGACCCTAGTCTTAGCTGGATAATAGGTTTTCTATTCACTGTTAGTTTTATGGGTTTACTTGCTGTGGTGCCTCTAAGAAAG ATAATGGTGATAGATTATAAGTTAACTTATCCCAGCGGCACAGCAACTGCTATCCTCATCAATGGATTCcatacacctcaaggtgacaagaTGGCCAA GAAGCAAGTGAAAAGCCTTGGACAATATTTTGCATTCAGCTTTCTTTGGGGATTTTTTCAGTGGTTTTTTACTGCGGGAGATGGCTGTGGTTTTGTAAACTTTCCTACATTGGGATTGAGAGCTTTAGAGCAAAG ATTTTATTTTGATTTCAGCATGACATATGTTGGAACTGGGATGATCTGTCCTCACCTTGTAAATGTATCTTTGTTGTTGGGAGCAATCATGTCTTGGGGTCTCATGTGGCCCCTAATTAAGAACAACAAAGGAGACTGGTATACAGCCTCTGATACCAGCATGCAGGGCCTTCAAGGCTATAAG GTTTTTATATCCATTGCTCTTATTTTGGGGGACGGACTCTACAGTTTCATAAAAATCCTATACATAACTCTGAGCAATATGTATGGTGAATGGAAGAAGAAAAAAATAGGTCAGACAGAGATTCCTGTAGTGTCAACCAACAATGATGAGCAACGAACAGGAGAAGCAGTGTCATATGATGAGCAGCGAAGGAACGAAATGTTTATGAAGGACAGAATTCCTCTGTGGGTTGCAGGATCGGCATACATTGCTTTGGCTGCCATAGCCATGGGGATCATCCCAAAGATCTTTCCTCCTGTAAAATGGTACTATGTCTTAGTAGCCTACACATTTGCACCAGTGCTTGGTTTTTGTAATGCTTATGGATGTGGGCTCACGGATTGGAGCTTGGCCTCCACTTATGGGAAATTAGCACTGTTCATATTTGGAGCTTGGGCAGGTAAGGACGATGGTGGAGTAATTGCAGGTTTAGCTGCATGTGGTGTAATGATGTCTATAGTCAACACAGCATCAGATTTGATGCAGGATTTTAAGACTGGATACCTAACGCTCTCATCACCGAGATCTATGTTTGTTAGCCAGGTTATCGGAACAGCAATGGGGTGCGTAATTGCACCTTCCACCTTCTGGCTATTCTACAAGGCTTTCGATGTAGGAGGTGATGGTGAATACGCAGCTCCATATGGGTTGATTTACAGAAACATGGCCATTTTGGGAGTTGAAGGATTTGGAGCCCTTCCTAAACACTGTCTTACTCTTTGTTATTGCTTCTTTGCATTCGCCATTGTAGTCAATCTGATCAGAGACCGTGTGCCAAAGAAAGTATCTCAATATATTCCTCTTCCAATGGCCATGGCTATACCGTTCTACCTTGGGGGTTACTTTGCAATTGATATGTGTGTGGGCACTACCATAGTGTATATATGGCAGAGAATAAACCGCAAGAGCGCTGATATCCTAGTTCCTGCTGTGGCTTCTGGTCTCATATGTGGAGATGGCATATGGACTCTGCCTTCCTCTATTCTTGCTCTTGCTAAAGTCAATCCTCCTATCTGCATGAAATTCCTGTCGAGAAAACAAAATGTTAAGGTTGATGTCTTTCTAGGAAGCTAA
- the LOC131066844 gene encoding probable metal-nicotianamine transporter YSL12 isoform X2, which produces MDSYDHNPSELEMGGGPVKRTRNGDKESGGPDRDSAWVEKNEEDEKDLSVEKLFESKKVPPWWEQITFRGMFVSMLMGIMFSIIVMKLNLTTGIIPSLNVSAGLIGFFFMRTWTKMLDKVGLLKTPFTRQENTVIQTCVVACYGIAFSGGFGTYLLGMSRKMYVKAGGSATPGNSANDIKDPSLSWIIGFLFTVSFMGLLAVVPLRKIMVIDYKLTYPSGTATAILINGFHTPQGDKMAKKQVKSLGQYFAFSFLWGFFQWFFTAGDGCGFVNFPTLGLRALEQRFYFDFSMTYVGTGMICPHLVNVSLLLGAIMSWGLMWPLIKNNKGDWYTASDTSMQGLQGYKVFISIALILGDGLYSFIKILYITLSNMYGEWKKKKIGQTEIPVVSTNNDEQRTGEAVSYDEQRRNEMFMKDRIPLWVAGSAYIALAAIAMGIIPKIFPPVKWYYVLVAYTFAPVLGFCNAYGCGLTDWSLASTYGKLALFIFGAWAGKDDGGVIAGLAACGVMMSIVNTASDLMQDFKTGYLTLSSPRSMFVSQVIGTAMGCVIAPSTFWLFYKAFDVGGDGEYAAPYGLIYRNMAILGVEGFGALPKHCLTLCYCFFAFAIVVNLIRDRVPKKVSQYIPLPMAMAIPFYLGGYFAIDMCVGTTIVYIWQRINRKSADILVPAVASGLICGDGIWTLPSSILALAKVNPPICMKFLSRKQNVKVDVFLGS; this is translated from the exons ATGGATTCTTATGATCACAATCCTTCGGAGCTAGAAATGGGTGGAGGACCAGTCAAGCGGACCAGGAATGGTGATAAGGAGTCCGGTGGCCCTGATCGGGATAGTGCATGGGtagagaaaaatgaagaagatgagaAGGATTTGAGTGTTGAAAAGTTGTTTGAGAGCAAGAAGGTGCCTCCATGGTGGGAGCAGATCACATTTAGAGGAATGTTTGTGAGCATGTTGATGGGTATCATGTTCAGTATAATTGTCATGAAATTAAACCTCACTACAGGGATCATTCCTTCTCTGAATGTTTCTGCCGGCTTGATTGGATTCTTTTTCATGAGAACATGGACAAAAATGTTGGACAAAGTGGGTTTACTCAAAACTCCATTCACAAGACAAGAGAATACTGTCATTCAGACCTGTGTGGTTGCTTGCTATGGCATCGCATTCAGTG GAGGATTTGGCACATACCTCTTGGGTATGAGTAGAAAAATGTATGTGAAGGCAGGAGGTAGTGCTACTCCAGGGAATTCCGCCAATGACATAAAGGACCCTAGTCTTAGCTGGATAATAGGTTTTCTATTCACTGTTAGTTTTATGGGTTTACTTGCTGTGGTGCCTCTAAGAAAG ATAATGGTGATAGATTATAAGTTAACTTATCCCAGCGGCACAGCAACTGCTATCCTCATCAATGGATTCcatacacctcaaggtgacaagaTGGCCAA GAAGCAAGTGAAAAGCCTTGGACAATATTTTGCATTCAGCTTTCTTTGGGGATTTTTTCAGTGGTTTTTTACTGCGGGAGATGGCTGTGGTTTTGTAAACTTTCCTACATTGGGATTGAGAGCTTTAGAGCAAAG ATTTTATTTTGATTTCAGCATGACATATGTTGGAACTGGGATGATCTGTCCTCACCTTGTAAATGTATCTTTGTTGTTGGGAGCAATCATGTCTTGGGGTCTCATGTGGCCCCTAATTAAGAACAACAAAGGAGACTGGTATACAGCCTCTGATACCAGCATGCAGGGCCTTCAAGGCTATAAG GTTTTTATATCCATTGCTCTTATTTTGGGGGACGGACTCTACAGTTTCATAAAAATCCTATACATAACTCTGAGCAATATGTATGGTGAATGGAAGAAGAAAAAAATAGGTCAGACAGAGATTCCTGTAGTGTCAACCAACAATGATGAGCAACGAACAGGAGAAGCAGTGTCATATGATGAGCAGCGAAGGAACGAAATGTTTATGAAGGACAGAATTCCTCTGTGGGTTGCAGGATCGGCATACATTGCTTTGGCTGCCATAGCCATGGGGATCATCCCAAAGATCTTTCCTCCTGTAAAATGGTACTATGTCTTAGTAGCCTACACATTTGCACCAGTGCTTGGTTTTTGTAATGCTTATGGATGTGGGCTCACGGATTGGAGCTTGGCCTCCACTTATGGGAAATTAGCACTGTTCATATTTGGAGCTTGGGCAGGTAAGGACGATGGTGGAGTAATTGCAGGTTTAGCTGCATGTGGTGTAATGATGTCTATAGTCAACACAGCATCAGATTTGATGCAGGATTTTAAGACTGGATACCTAACGCTCTCATCACCGAGATCTATGTTTGTTAGCCAGGTTATCGGAACAGCAATGGGGTGCGTAATTGCACCTTCCACCTTCTGGCTATTCTACAAGGCTTTCGATGTAGGAGGTGATGGTGAATACGCAGCTCCATATGGGTTGATTTACAGAAACATGGCCATTTTGGGAGTTGAAGGATTTGGAGCCCTTCCTAAACACTGTCTTACTCTTTGTTATTGCTTCTTTGCATTCGCCATTGTAGTCAATCTGATCAGAGACCGTGTGCCAAAGAAAGTATCTCAATATATTCCTCTTCCAATGGCCATGGCTATACCGTTCTACCTTGGGGGTTACTTTGCAATTGATATGTGTGTGGGCACTACCATAGTGTATATATGGCAGAGAATAAACCGCAAGAGCGCTGATATCCTAGTTCCTGCTGTGGCTTCTGGTCTCATATGTGGAGATGGCATATGGACTCTGCCTTCCTCTATTCTTGCTCTTGCTAAAGTCAATCCTCCTATCTGCATGAAATTCCTGTCGAGAAAACAAAATGTTAAGGTTGATGTCTTTCTAGGAAGCTAA